The Ciona intestinalis unplaced genomic scaffold, KH HT000103.2, whole genome shotgun sequence genome contains a region encoding:
- the LOC113475100 gene encoding piggyBac transposable element-derived protein 4-like: MAVKGVSADETIWSFLEAESEKDKGDAAYACSSDESDILMDEFNATSSKNVDAPNHCCLSSDDETTVHTSSKLQKLLNDRSKSKRTVQQTHLEELSAEDSMEDWVRIVTDYYPEDHNLRETVMESGMDGVTPLDYLAMFLSAEFWDLLVTETNRHAAQTLRKKKLKKGSNLRTWKDTTVAEMKAYFAILLSMGLCNTVDMQDYWSASWITVTSSISKIMSRVRFTLIRAMLHFCNDEESSSKNSQKHNRLFKVRQLIDVLVPKFSALYKPDKELAIHEMTVACNYKSEQRVRKKPIQWTDKVYALTEARTGYLLEWAIHAGSSRETEKGASIVRKLCTRYIGKHDIYINTANSYTNRNLAKEFVSQTNGSGGIPGELKTINEKNNPVCAKSAVRSSEIKAKSATQKGNKRSYNDMKKANSKKRYNYLSGVIPIFRQLNLFRHKTVKWSLRIFENLAQICVVNSYILYTSKTSDSSDKMDLKKYIEACVSGLLVDYNPHITEKWRPPQPGTVLSRILPPQYVHKIIKIDKKPQCVVCSDSRRKLGRRQTSFMCEKCNVALCVVPCFHRYHTLKNYRVCHLDM, from the coding sequence ATGGCGGTAAAAGGTGTATCTGCGGATGAAACGATCTGGAGTTTTTTAGAGGCAGAAAGTGAAAAGGATAAAGGTGATGCTGCATATGCATGTAGTTCCGACGAGTCAGACATTTTAATGGATGAATTTAATGCTACGTCTTCAAAAAATGTTGATGCGCCCAATCACTGCTGCCTCAGTTCGGATGATGAAACAACTGTTCACACTTCATCAAAATTACAGAAGTTACTAAACGATCGTAGTAAAAGTAAACGTACAGTTCAACAAACACATCTTGAGGAGTTATCGGCAGAAGATAGTATGGAAGATTGGGTGCGAATAGTTACAGATTATTACCCTGAAGATCATAATTTAAGAGAAACTGTTATGGAATCAGGCATGGACGGTGTTACACCTCTTGACTATTTAGCAATGTTTTTATCTGCCGAATTCTGGGATCTTTTGGTTACAGAAACTAACCGACATGCTGCACAGACACttcgtaaaaaaaaattaaaaaaaggatcAAATTTGCGCACTTGGAAAGACACAACTGTTGCTGAGATGAAGGCTTACTTTGCAATTCTTTTGTCCATGGGGCTGTGTAACACTGTTGATATGCAGGATTATTGGTCAGCATCCTGGATTACAGTAACAAGCAGCATTAGCAAGATTATGTCAAGAGTCAGATTTACTCTAATAAGAGCAATGCTTCACTTCTGCAATGATGAAGAGAGTTCTTCTAAAAACAGCCAAAAACACAATCGCCTTTTTAAAGTGCGTCAATTGATAGATGTTCTTGTCCCCAAGTTTTCTGCCCTATATAAGCCAGACAAAGAACTGGCCATTCATGAGATGACAGTTGCATGCAACTACAAATCAGAACAACGCGTGCGGAAAAAACCAATCCAATGGACTGACAAAGTGTATGCGCTTACTGAGGCTAGGACTGGATACTTGTTAGAGTGGGCAATACATGCTGGGTCATCAAGGGAAACAGAAAAAGGAGCTAGCATTGTGAGAAAGCTATGTACCCGCTATATAGGCAAACAtgacatttatattaatactgCAAACAGTTACACAAACCGTAACCTTGCAAAAGAATTCGTTAGCCAGACAAATGGTTCTGGTGGCATTCCAGGAGAATTAAAAAcgataaatgaaaaaaacaacccTGTGTGTGCAAAAAGTGCAGTTCGTAGTTcagaaataaaagcaaaatctGCAACACAGAAAGGAAACAAAAGAAGCTACAATGATATGAAAAAGGCAAACTCGAAGAAGCGGTACAATTACTTGAGTGGAGTCATTCCTATTTTTCGGCAATTGAACTTATTTCGACATAAAACGGTGAAATGGTCTTTAAGAATATTTGAGAATCTTGCACAAATCTGTGTGGTCAATTCTTATATTCTTTACACGTCAAAAACTTCTGATTCAAGTGATAAGATGGATCTCAAGAAGTACATCGAGGCATGCGTTTCTGGTTTGCTGGTGGATTATAACCCACACATTACAGAAAAATGGAGGCCACCACAACCAGGTACGGTTTTGTCAAGAATTTTGCCACCACAGTATGTTCACAAGAtaataaaaattgataaaaagcCTCAATGTGTTGTATGCAGTGACAGCAGAAGGAAACTTGGAAGAAGGCAGACATCATTTATGTGTGAAAAGTGTAATGTTGCCTTGTGTGTGGTACCTTGTTTTCATCGATATCATACTTTGAAAAACTACCGTGTCTGTCATCTAGATATGTAG
- the LOC100182142 gene encoding insulin-like growth factor-binding protein 5, translating to MLTIYFSDIFRKKSNNTMKFLFSLVSVLLFANGICIITSQAFDTQKCHPCTAEDLNSCPVLEESATCELVVEPNCGCCMMCAKLEGQSCGVAEGYCADGLLCGPADFDNYDAYGYLQNFVCMTEAAFDRVYDAVVNNPLIPESPTQGEEDSIHVSTPPPAPESTTIPDEPQDEGPCQRHWDMVISKTFFDRHEWVPECTLHGYYSPLQCEVAFGLVRGRCWCVDRLGNAVSDYMADDAMARC from the exons ATGTTAACAATCTATTTTTCAGATATTTTTCGTAAAAAATCGAACAACACAATGAAATTTCTGTTCTCTCTTGTTTCTGTTCTCTTGTTCGCGAATGGAATctgcattattacgtcacaagcaTTCGACACGCAGAAATGTCATCCATGCACAGCAGAAGATTTGAATTCGTGCCCAGTATTAGAGGAAAGTGCAACATGCGAACTAGTGGTGGAACCCAACTGCGGGTGCTGCATGATGTGCGCTAAGTTAGAAGGACAGAGCTGTGGTGTAGCAGAGGGATATTGTGCGGACGGTCTACTTTGTGGACCAGCTGATTTTGATAATTATGACGCATATGGTTATCTTCAAAACTTCGTCTGCATGACAGAAGCCGCCTTTGATCGCGTTTACGATGCAGTTGTCAATAACCCATTGATACCTGAATCTCCCACCCAGGGCGAAGAAGACAGCATACATG TGTCGACCCCGCCCCCTGCACCAGAAAGCACGACGATTCCTGATGAACCCCAAGACGAG GGTCCTTGCCAGAGACATTGGGATATGGTAATATCAAAGACATTTTTTGACCGACACGAATGGGTGCCAGAGTGTACACTCCATGGTTACTACAGCCCACTGCAG TGTGAAGTAGCCTTCGGGTTGGTGAGAGGACGTTGCTGGTGCGTAGATCGACTCGGTAACGCTGTGTCAGATTATATGGCGGATGATGCAATGGCCAGATGCTGA
- the LOC100177507 gene encoding 60S ribosomal protein L11 has product MAEDSAKKPNCMRDIHIQKLCLNICVGESGDRLTRAAKVLEQLTGQTPVFSKARYTVRSFGIRRNEKIACHCTVRGPKAEEILERGLKVREYELRQGNFSKTGNFGFGIQEHIDLGIKYDPSIGIYGMDFYVMLARPGYNVRYRRKKKNRVGFPHRLTKPDGMRWFQQKYDGILLPGK; this is encoded by the exons ATGGCAGAG GACAGCGCCAAGAAGCCGAACTGCATGCGAGACATTCATATTCAGAAATTATGTCTGAATATCTGTGTTGGTGAATCTGGAGACAGGCTTACAAGAGCTGCAAAGGTCTTGGAACAACTCACTGGACAAACACCTGTATTTTCAAAGg CTCGCTATACTGTGCGTTCATTTGGCATTCGAAGAAATGAGAAAATTGCCTGTCACTGCACTGTCCGTGGACCAAAAGCTGAAGAAATCCTTGAAAGAGGGTTGAAG GTTCGTGAATACGAACTTAGGCAAGGCAACTTCTCCAAAACTGGTAATTTTGGATTTGGAATCCAGGAACACATTGATTTGGGAATTAAG TATGATCCATCCATTGGAATCTATGGAATGGATTTCTATGTTATGTTGGCTCGACCAGGATACAATGTTCGATACCGCCGAAAAAAGAAGAACCGTGTTGGCTTCCCACACAGGCTAACCAAGCCTGATGGCATGAGATGGTTCCaacaaaaa tACGATGGAATTCTCTTACCTGGAAAGTAA
- the LOC100179810 gene encoding sodium/hydrogen exchanger 9B2-like, protein MAENVSGNDGIENVNFDYMNEYDHKFAISAEPSIQEENHRDDDEESHHHHEELPEHYEYHLNKGSQHHTKEPINLDVHGEEPGCGLDSDKWYGKCAIFWGNHLECRSLAKFEIGLKRVSSRIMMGILFWAFFWSITALGGRYALPGGSLFGILMVFLFGIVAENLIVLIPLPFNLPPLPPLLASLFTGIILANASGIAVAKAIDPDWSFTLRQMALGVILGEAGVEVDKEMMRKLKTVVPRLSFSPCIIEALSYGVFSHLILGLPWIWSFMLGFVCGAVAPACVVPSMIKFQARGLGVAHGVPTLLMAAASIDDIIAINGFNILLTIPFSDGGIGYDILTACFEVFFGIIFGLFCGLLMWFFPDPRQHNIVRDRTVLLIGTSWFLIFVTNIIEVPGSGTLGTLTCSFVASIGWPEEQVEEVGKIYKSLWFMFQPLLFGLTGANVNLSEMDGHTVGLTVATMIICLTIRLTVAGNAVSFLGWTHKEKFLTSIAWIPKATVQAAIGGTALDYTHTLCDGLVWPPLCSNGTATPTANYAAINATEQTYLPSNTTWNATTMALTTKPTTTTTTTTTLETTINGTQPYHTTPEPDCVENYDKYPATPTQCTHYFKYATIILQVSVIVIIFTAPIGVFLIGLAGPKLLTVGSPDDEENANSKNNSDEIEMGSIDEKKEGYANDKVFESDESIGGATPPPIYEHVGETIEKTHL, encoded by the exons ATGGCGGAAAACGTCAGTGGAAACGACGGAATAGAGAA CGTCAATTTTGACTACATGAATGAATACGATCACA AATTCGCGATTTCGGCCGAACCGTCAATCCAAGAGGAAAATCACCGAGATGATGACGAAGAAAGTCATCATCATCATGAGGAGCTACCTGAGCATTATGAATATCACTTGAATAAAGGGAGCCAACATCATACTAAGGAACCAATCAACCTTGATGTGCATGGAGAAGAACCAG GTTGTGGGTTGGACAGCGATAAATGGTATGGCAAGTGCGCCATCTTCTGGGGAAACCATTTAGAATGTCGCTCACTTGCAAAGTTTGAGATTGGACTGAAGAGAGTAAGCAGTAGAA TTATGATGGGGATTTTGTTTTGGGCTTTTTTCTGGTCGATCACAGCGTTAGGTGGTCGTTATGCACTACCGGGTGGAAGTTTATTCG GGATCTTGATGGTGTTTCTATTTGGAATTGTTGCCGAGAATTTAATCGTGTTAATTCCCCTTCCATTTAACCTACCACCTCTACCACCACTGCTGG CGTCCTTATTCACTGGAATCATTCTGGCCAACGCTTCAGGAATAGCTGTGGCGAAAGCAATAGATCCAGATTGGTCGTTTACCTTGAGGCAAATGGCGCTCGGGGTTATTCTCGGGGAAGCTGGTGTCGAGGTCGACAAAGAG ATGATGAGAAAATTGAAAACGGTTGTTCCAAGACTCTCGTTCTCGCCTTGTATCATCGAAGCGTTATCATATGGCGTGTTTTCTCATCTCATTCTTGGTTTGCCGTGGATTTGGTCGTTCATGCTCGG ATTTGTATGCGGTGCTGTAGCGCCCGCGTGTGTCGTACCTTCAATGATTAAGTTTCAAGCCAGAGGActcggg GTAGCTCATGGTGTACCAACATTGCTGATGGCGGCAGCTTCCATTGATGATATTATTGCTATCAATGGATTCAATATTTTGCTTACAATTCCATTTTCCGACG GTGGCATCGGATACGACATTCTGACAGCTTGCTTTGAAGTCTTTTTTGGAATTATATTCGGGTTGTTTTGTGGTTTGTTGATGTGGTTTTTCCCCGATCCCAGACAG CACAATATTGTACGGGATAGAACTGTTTTATTGATTGGCACGTCATGGTTTTTGATTTTCGTAACGAACATAATAGAAGTACCTGGTTCTGGTACATTGGGGACACTGACATGTTCATTTGTGGCATCTATAGGTTGGCCTGAAGAACAAGTG GAGGAAGTCGGCAAAATTTACAAGTCATTGTGGTTCATGTTCCAACCGTTGTTGTTTGGTCTTACTGGTGCAAATGTCAACCTATCAGAGATGGACGGTCACACTGTGG GTCTTACAGTAGCGACAATGATCATTTGTTTGACAATTCGGCTCACGGTGGCTGGGAACGCAGTGTCTTTCCTAGGTTGGACACACAAAGAGAAGTTTCTTACATCTATCGCATGGATTCCCAAAGCAACAGTTCAG GCTGCTATTGGCGGTACAGCGTTGGATTATACCCACACACTTTGCGATGGACTGGTTTGGCCACCTCTGTGTTCAAATGGCACAGCTACACCTACAGCAAACTATGCAG CGATAAATGCAACCGAGCAAACGTATCTTCCCTCAAACACCACATGGAATGCAACAACCATGGCTCTTACTACAAAGCctacaactacaacaacaaccacaacaaCACTGGAAACTACTATTAATGGAACTCAGCCATATCACACAACACCCGAACCAGATTGTGTGGAGAATTACGACAAATATCCGGCCACTCCAACACAGTGCACTCATTACTTCAAATATGCAACAATT attCTACAAGTGTCGGTCATTGTTATTATATTCACTGCACCGATTGGAGTTTTCCTTATTGGACTCGCAGGACCTAAGTTATTGACAGTTGGTTCACCAGACGATGAAGAAAACGCT AACTCGAAGAACAATTCAGACGAGATAGAAATGGGCAGTATTGATGAAAAGAAGGAAG GTTACGCTAATGATAAAGTGTTTGAATCTGACGAGTCGATAGGTGGCGCTACACCTCCACCAATTTACGAACACGTTGGGGAGACGATCGAGAAAACTCATCTGTAA